A window of the Streptomyces sp. NBC_00454 genome harbors these coding sequences:
- a CDS encoding DeoR/GlpR family DNA-binding transcription regulator: protein MTRKERWQTLLDLLVERGELEVEPAAEALGVSAATIRRDLDQLAEQQLLVRTRGGAVLHGVSYELPLRYRTSRRAAEKGRISETVAALIVPGEVIGLTGGTTTTEVARALAARPDLATGSPALTVVTNALNIAGELVIRPQFKIVLTGGVARPQSYELTGPLAMEVLGQLSVDTAVVGVDAFDPADGAATRHEDEAAMNRLLCERARRVVIAADSSKLGVRAFARIVATDAVDILVTDTGLSPSVAEAFEAAGVEVIRA, encoded by the coding sequence ATGACCCGCAAGGAACGCTGGCAGACACTGCTGGACCTGCTGGTGGAGCGGGGCGAGCTGGAAGTGGAACCCGCCGCGGAAGCCCTCGGCGTGTCCGCCGCCACCATCCGCCGCGACCTCGACCAGCTCGCCGAACAGCAGCTGCTGGTCCGCACGCGCGGCGGAGCGGTCCTGCACGGGGTCTCGTACGAACTCCCCCTGCGCTACCGCACCTCGCGCCGCGCCGCCGAGAAGGGCCGCATCAGCGAGACGGTCGCGGCGCTGATCGTGCCGGGCGAGGTGATCGGCCTGACCGGCGGCACCACGACCACCGAAGTGGCGCGGGCACTGGCCGCCCGCCCCGACCTCGCCACCGGCTCCCCCGCCCTCACCGTGGTCACCAACGCCCTCAACATCGCGGGCGAACTGGTCATCAGACCGCAGTTCAAGATCGTGCTGACGGGCGGCGTGGCCCGGCCCCAGTCCTACGAGCTCACCGGCCCCCTCGCCATGGAGGTGCTCGGGCAGCTCTCCGTGGACACCGCCGTGGTCGGCGTGGACGCCTTCGACCCGGCCGACGGGGCCGCCACCCGCCACGAGGACGAGGCGGCCATGAACCGGCTGCTCTGTGAGCGGGCCCGCCGGGTGGTGATCGCCGCCGACTCCAGCAAGCTGGGCGTCCGCGCCTTCGCCCGCATCGTCGCCACCGACGCCGTGGACATCCTGGTGACCGACACCGGGCTCTCCCCGTCGGTCGCCGAGGCCTTCGAGGCGGCGGGCGTGGAGGTCATCCGGGCCTGA
- a CDS encoding LysR substrate-binding domain-containing protein, with protein sequence MIDPRRLRILRAVADHRTVTAAAAALYLTPSAVSQQLAALEQETGHSLLTRSGRGVRLTAAGEILLGHAHEVLAQLERAEAELAAYAGGSAGEVTVAAFATGIAEVLAPAIARLAVDHPGIRLRVRDAEGDQSLPLLLDGEADLALAVEYRGAPGAGDGRLSVLPLYAEPFDAVLPAGHPLGDLPEVSLADLSDSDWVGQYPGNPCHDVMQLACELAGFQPRLVHSSDDFRAVVALVGAGAGVALVPRSALRGMDLKEVQVRPVAGTAATRRVFAATRRGAEAHPLIAPVLAALVREAGRLPEH encoded by the coding sequence GTGATCGACCCCCGCCGGCTGCGCATCCTGCGGGCCGTGGCGGACCACCGTACGGTGACCGCCGCGGCCGCAGCCCTGTACCTCACCCCCTCCGCCGTCTCCCAGCAGCTCGCGGCGCTGGAGCAGGAGACCGGGCACTCGCTGCTGACCCGCAGCGGGCGGGGCGTACGGCTCACCGCCGCCGGAGAGATCCTGCTCGGGCACGCCCACGAGGTGCTGGCGCAGCTGGAGCGGGCCGAGGCCGAACTCGCCGCCTACGCGGGCGGCTCGGCGGGCGAGGTCACCGTGGCCGCCTTCGCCACCGGCATCGCCGAGGTGCTGGCCCCGGCCATCGCCCGGCTCGCCGTGGACCATCCCGGGATCCGGCTGCGCGTGCGCGACGCGGAGGGCGACCAGAGCCTGCCGCTGCTGCTCGACGGCGAGGCGGACCTGGCGCTGGCCGTGGAATACCGGGGCGCGCCCGGCGCGGGCGACGGCCGGCTCTCGGTGCTCCCGCTCTACGCGGAGCCCTTCGACGCGGTCCTCCCCGCCGGGCACCCGCTCGGCGATCTGCCGGAGGTGTCGCTGGCCGACCTCTCCGACTCGGACTGGGTGGGCCAGTACCCCGGCAACCCCTGCCACGACGTGATGCAGCTGGCCTGCGAACTCGCCGGGTTCCAGCCCCGGTTGGTGCACTCCTCCGATGACTTCAGAGCCGTGGTCGCGCTGGTCGGCGCGGGAGCCGGGGTCGCGCTCGTGCCGCGCTCGGCGCTGCGCGGGATGGACCTCAAGGAGGTCCAGGTCCGCCCGGTGGCCGGCACCGCGGCGACCCGCCGGGTGTTCGCCGCCACCCGGCGCGGGGCCGAGGCGCATCCGCTGATCGCCCCGGTCCTGGCGGCCCTGGTCCGTGAGGCGGGCCGGCTCCCGGAGCACTGA
- a CDS encoding glycine C-acetyltransferase → MFETVREDFRATLDEIRAAGLHKPERVIGTPQNAAVAVTSGGASGEVLNFCANNYLGLADHPEVVTAAKEALDRWGYGMASVRFICGTQEVHKELEARLSAFLGQEDTILYSSCFDANGGVFETLLGPEDAVISDALNHASIIDGIRLSKARRLRYANRDLAELETRLKESQDARRRLIVTDGVFSMDGYVAPLAEICDLADRYDAMVMVDDSHAVGFVGPGGRGTPELHGVMDRVDIITGTLGKALGGASGGYVAARTEIVELLRQRSRPYLFSNSLAPVIAAASLKVLDLLESAGDLRDQLAANTKLFRTKMTEAGFEILPGDHAIAPVMIGDAAEAAKMAELLLERGVYVIGFSYPVVPMGAARIRVQLSAAHSTADVERAVAAFIDARAALAGAES, encoded by the coding sequence ATGTTCGAGACCGTCCGCGAGGACTTCCGCGCCACCCTCGACGAGATCCGCGCCGCCGGGCTGCACAAGCCCGAGCGCGTCATCGGCACCCCGCAGAACGCCGCCGTCGCCGTGACCTCGGGCGGCGCGTCCGGTGAGGTCCTCAACTTCTGCGCCAACAACTACCTCGGCCTCGCCGACCACCCCGAGGTCGTCACCGCCGCGAAGGAAGCCCTCGACCGCTGGGGCTACGGCATGGCCTCCGTGCGCTTCATCTGCGGTACGCAGGAGGTGCACAAGGAGCTGGAGGCGCGGCTCTCCGCCTTCCTCGGCCAGGAGGACACGATCCTCTACTCCTCCTGCTTCGACGCCAACGGCGGAGTCTTCGAGACCCTCCTCGGCCCCGAGGACGCGGTCATCTCCGACGCCCTCAACCACGCCTCGATCATCGACGGCATCCGCCTGTCGAAGGCCCGCCGGCTGCGGTACGCCAACCGCGACCTGGCCGAGCTGGAGACCCGGCTCAAGGAGTCGCAGGACGCCCGCCGCCGTCTGATCGTCACGGACGGCGTGTTCTCCATGGACGGCTACGTCGCCCCGCTCGCCGAGATCTGCGACCTGGCCGACCGCTACGACGCCATGGTCATGGTCGACGACTCGCACGCCGTCGGCTTCGTCGGCCCCGGCGGCCGCGGCACCCCGGAACTGCACGGGGTCATGGACCGCGTCGACATCATCACGGGCACCCTGGGCAAGGCGCTGGGCGGGGCCTCGGGCGGTTACGTCGCCGCGCGCACCGAGATCGTCGAGCTGCTGCGCCAGCGCTCGCGCCCGTACCTCTTCTCGAACTCCCTCGCCCCGGTCATCGCGGCGGCCTCGCTCAAGGTCCTCGACCTGCTGGAGTCCGCCGGCGACCTGCGCGACCAGCTCGCCGCCAACACCAAGCTCTTCCGCACGAAGATGACCGAGGCGGGCTTCGAGATCCTGCCCGGCGACCACGCCATCGCCCCGGTGATGATCGGCGACGCGGCCGAGGCGGCGAAGATGGCGGAGCTGCTGCTGGAGCGCGGGGTCTACGTGATCGGCTTCTCCTACCCGGTGGTCCCGATGGGCGCGGCCCGCATCCGCGTCCAGCTCTCGGCCGCCCACTCCACGGCGGACGTGGAGCGCGCGGTGGCCGCGTTCATCGACGCGCGGGCGGCGCTGGCGGGCGCCGAGTCCTGA
- the tdh gene encoding L-threonine 3-dehydrogenase: MKALVKHKAEPGLWLMDVPEPEYGPGDVLIKVLRTGICGTDLHIRSWDGWAQGAVKTPLVLGHEFVGEVAALGADVHEDIEVGALVSGEGHLVCGKCRNCLAGRRHLCRSTIGLGVGRDGAFAEYVVLPAQNVWVHRAKVDLDVAAIFDPFGNAVHTALSFPLVGEDVLITGAGPIGIMAAAVARHAGARNVVITDVSPERLEIARKAGATLALDVRESTIADAQAQLGLREGFDVGLEMSGRGEAMRDMIDNMTHGGKIAMLGLPAQEFAVDWAKVVTSMITIKGIYGREMFETWYAMTVLLEGGLDLSPVITGRYAYGDFEAAFDEAATARSGKIILDWTA, encoded by the coding sequence ATGAAGGCACTCGTCAAGCACAAGGCCGAGCCCGGGCTGTGGCTCATGGACGTTCCCGAGCCCGAGTACGGCCCCGGCGACGTGCTGATCAAGGTGCTGCGCACCGGCATCTGCGGGACTGACCTGCACATCCGCTCCTGGGACGGCTGGGCGCAGGGCGCCGTCAAGACCCCGCTCGTGCTCGGTCACGAGTTCGTCGGAGAGGTGGCGGCGCTCGGCGCGGACGTCCACGAGGACATCGAGGTCGGCGCGCTGGTCAGCGGCGAGGGCCACCTGGTGTGCGGGAAGTGCCGCAACTGCCTGGCCGGGCGTCGCCACCTGTGCCGCAGCACGATCGGGCTCGGGGTCGGCCGCGACGGCGCCTTCGCCGAGTACGTGGTCCTGCCCGCGCAGAACGTGTGGGTGCACCGGGCCAAGGTCGACCTCGACGTCGCGGCGATCTTCGACCCGTTCGGCAACGCCGTGCACACCGCGCTCTCCTTCCCGCTGGTCGGCGAGGACGTACTGATCACCGGCGCGGGCCCGATCGGGATCATGGCGGCGGCCGTGGCCCGGCACGCCGGCGCGCGCAACGTCGTCATCACCGACGTCAGCCCGGAGCGCCTCGAGATCGCCCGCAAGGCGGGCGCCACGCTCGCGCTGGACGTGCGCGAATCGACGATCGCGGACGCGCAGGCGCAGCTGGGCCTGCGCGAGGGCTTCGACGTCGGCCTGGAGATGTCCGGCCGCGGCGAGGCGATGCGCGACATGATCGACAACATGACGCACGGCGGCAAGATCGCGATGCTGGGCCTGCCGGCGCAGGAGTTCGCGGTCGACTGGGCCAAGGTCGTCACCTCGATGATCACGATCAAGGGCATCTACGGCCGCGAGATGTTCGAGACCTGGTACGCGATGACCGTGCTGCTGGAGGGCGGACTCGACCTCAGCCCCGTCATCACCGGCCGCTACGCGTACGGGGACTTCGAGGCCGCGTTCGACGAGGCCGCGACCGCGCGCAGCGGGAAGATCATCCTGGACTGGACGGCGTAA
- a CDS encoding alpha/beta hydrolase fold domain-containing protein — MPSLRSRALSVALIAAGRRRRFGSAEAVRTRVAESARRPASHLPPHSLGRVAEVSRTFVGAWPVYDVSPRGAEPAARVLYVHGGGYVGELMRPHWSLIRTLVTQARARVVVPAYILAPRGTADRTVPVAADLLSGLIASGGAGGTVLVGDSAGAGLALAAAQRLRDRTGAQPSRIVLISPWLDLSMSHPDQAAIEPDDPLLARPGLLEAGRLYAGNLAADDPRVSPLHGSFAGLAPLTVFTGTRDLLTTDSRELLRRARADGAEVEYHEEPGLPHVYPLLPLPEGRAARDRIVELIRATASET; from the coding sequence GTGCCGAGTCTGCGCAGCAGAGCGCTTTCGGTCGCGCTGATCGCGGCGGGGCGGCGAAGACGGTTCGGGAGTGCCGAGGCGGTCCGGACCCGGGTGGCCGAATCGGCCCGCCGGCCGGCCTCCCATCTGCCTCCGCATTCGCTGGGCCGGGTCGCGGAGGTCTCGCGGACCTTCGTCGGAGCCTGGCCGGTGTACGACGTCTCCCCGCGCGGGGCCGAACCGGCCGCCCGGGTGCTGTACGTGCACGGCGGCGGATACGTGGGCGAGTTGATGCGCCCGCACTGGTCCCTGATCCGGACCCTGGTGACGCAGGCCCGCGCCCGGGTCGTCGTACCGGCGTACATCCTGGCCCCGCGCGGCACCGCCGACCGGACGGTCCCGGTCGCCGCCGACCTGCTCAGCGGCCTGATCGCGAGCGGCGGGGCGGGCGGCACCGTCCTCGTCGGTGACTCGGCCGGCGCCGGGCTGGCCCTGGCGGCGGCCCAGCGGCTGCGCGACCGCACCGGGGCGCAGCCGTCCCGGATCGTGCTGATCTCGCCTTGGCTGGACCTGTCCATGAGCCATCCCGACCAGGCGGCCATCGAGCCGGACGACCCGCTGCTGGCCCGTCCCGGGCTCCTGGAGGCCGGGCGGCTGTACGCGGGCAACCTGGCCGCCGACGACCCCCGGGTGAGCCCGCTGCACGGATCGTTCGCGGGACTGGCCCCGCTGACGGTGTTCACGGGCACCCGGGACCTCCTGACGACCGACAGCCGCGAGCTGCTGCGGCGGGCCCGTGCGGACGGCGCCGAGGTGGAGTACCACGAGGAGCCGGGGCTGCCGCACGTGTACCCGCTGCTGCCGCTCCCGGAGGGCCGGGCGGCGCGCGACCGGATCGTGGAGCTGATCCGCGCGACGGCGTCGGAGACCTGA
- a CDS encoding class I SAM-dependent methyltransferase — translation MRQQYDTSTPPVAFSLADAFTLRTALDALGGVRGLDTIDLACGHGGTTRMLASGGARRTVGVDNCPERIRRAREDGAPVEYVLLDDAAGMSELAAGMAELGPFDLATAVYLFNQAHDRAALHALFRAVRAALRPGGRLLAIVPNPGAFPYADWSPYGISVVERAPGGDAPLLRARLETDPPVPFECREWAHADFAEAAADAGFATVSWQPTRTPPACATRDETYWSRYRTAPVGSLMNCVA, via the coding sequence ATGCGACAGCAGTACGACACGTCAACGCCCCCGGTGGCCTTCTCACTGGCCGATGCCTTCACCCTGCGCACCGCGCTCGACGCCCTCGGCGGGGTGCGCGGTCTGGACACGATCGACCTGGCCTGTGGACACGGAGGTACCACCCGGATGCTGGCGAGCGGGGGAGCCCGCCGCACGGTCGGCGTCGACAACTGCCCCGAACGGATCCGGCGGGCCCGGGAGGACGGGGCCCCCGTCGAGTACGTCCTCCTCGACGACGCGGCCGGGATGTCGGAGCTGGCGGCCGGAATGGCGGAGCTGGGGCCGTTCGACCTGGCCACCGCCGTCTACCTGTTCAACCAGGCCCACGACCGGGCGGCCCTGCACGCCCTGTTCCGGGCCGTCCGGGCGGCCCTGCGTCCCGGCGGCCGGCTCCTGGCCATCGTGCCGAACCCGGGCGCCTTCCCGTACGCGGACTGGTCGCCGTACGGGATCAGCGTCGTCGAGCGGGCTCCGGGCGGGGACGCGCCCCTGCTCCGGGCCCGGCTGGAGACCGATCCGCCGGTGCCCTTCGAATGCCGCGAATGGGCGCACGCCGACTTCGCCGAGGCCGCCGCCGACGCCGGGTTCGCGACCGTCTCCTGGCAGCCGACGAGGACGCCCCCGGCGTGCGCGACCCGCGACGAGACGTACTGGTCCCGCTACCGCACCGCCCCCGTGGGCTCCCTGATGAACTGCGTGGCCTGA
- a CDS encoding helix-turn-helix domain-containing protein: protein MSGTGGTDAGPGMLRRLLRAFEEAAPGEGLAQIADRLGIGRSEAADLAAYWVRKGRLRREEIGAPDCSGCSFASRSCITCPSGSARARPVLVALSPVRSTDPARSEGPGPQAA, encoded by the coding sequence GTGAGCGGGACCGGTGGGACCGACGCAGGGCCCGGCATGCTGCGCAGGCTGCTGCGCGCCTTCGAGGAGGCCGCCCCCGGCGAGGGGCTCGCGCAGATCGCCGACCGGCTGGGCATCGGCCGGAGCGAGGCGGCCGACCTCGCCGCGTACTGGGTCCGCAAGGGCCGGCTGCGGCGCGAGGAGATCGGCGCCCCGGACTGCTCGGGCTGCTCCTTCGCCTCGCGCTCCTGCATCACCTGCCCCAGCGGCTCCGCGCGGGCGCGTCCGGTGCTGGTCGCGCTGAGCCCCGTACGCTCCACGGACCCCGCGCGCTCCGAAGGCCCCGGCCCACAGGCCGCGTGA